A single region of the Brassica rapa cultivar Chiifu-401-42 chromosome A03, CAAS_Brap_v3.01, whole genome shotgun sequence genome encodes:
- the LOC103856739 gene encoding protein GLUTAMINE DUMPER 3, whose amino-acid sequence MEGRQYYPPRENVDGNRTTLGGPHSPWHSPVPYLFGGLAAMLGLIAFALLILACSYWRLSGYLDGEEDQSRDRDLEAGDVKPDKAVKAVPLPEKFLVIMAGDVKPTYLATPAEKSCTCDDDEDGDYDVKAGDQVVRRSTESNGSTH is encoded by the coding sequence ATGGAAGGAAGACAATATTACCCTCCAAGAGAGAACGTCGACGGGAACAGAACAACCTTGGGAGGACCTCACTCGCCGTGGCATTCACCGGTTCCTTATCTTTTCGGTGGTTTAGCGGCGATGCTTGGTCTCATAGCTTTCGCTCTTCTGATCCTCGCCTGCTCTTACTGGCGTCTCTCCGGTTATCTCGACGGCGAGGAGGATCAGAGCAGAGACAGAGATCTTGAGGCCGGAGATGTGAAACCCGATAAGGCCGTGAAGGCTGTACCTTTGCCTGAGAAGTTCTTGGTGATTATGGCTGGAGATGTAAAACCCACTTACTTGGCGACGCCGGCTGAGAAGAGCTGTACTTGTGACGATGATGAAGATGGTGATTATGACGTGAAGGCTGGTGATCAGGTGGTGCGGCGGAGTACTGAGAGTAACGGTTCGACACACTGA
- the LOC103856740 gene encoding CBL-interacting serine/threonine-protein kinase 21 isoform X2, with protein MRLLNHPNIVQIHEVIGTKTKICIVMEYVAGGQLSDKLCRHKMKESDARKLFQQLIDAVDYCHNRGVYHRDLKPQNLLLDSKGNLKVSDFGLSAVPKSGDMLSTACGSPCYIAPELIMNKGYSGAAVDVWSCGVILFELLAGYPPFDDHTLVVLYKKILRADYTFPPAFTGAQKKLIFNILDPNPQRRMKLAEIIIQDSWFKLGYTPAYHHPDSIKENVAEINAETASSNFINAFQIIAMSSDLDLSGLLEEQDDKIYKTKIGSKNTAQETIKKIEAAATYASLSVERIKHFKVKIQPKEIRSRSSFDLLSAEVIEVTPTNCLIEISKSAGELRLYMEFCQSLSSLLTAEVS; from the exons ATGAGGCTTCTAAACCATCCCAACATCGTGCAGATACACGAG GTGATTGGGACCAAGACAAAGATCTGTATTGTGATGGAATATGTTGCTGGTGGCCAGCTTTCAGACAAACTTTGTAGACATAAGATGAAAGAATCAGATGCCAGGAAGCTTTTTCAACAACTGATTGATGCTGTTGACTATTGTCATAACAGAGGAGTTTACCACAGAGACCTTAAG CCACAAAACTTGCTTTTAGATTCAAAGGGTAATCTCAAAGTCTCTGACTTTGGACTAAGTGCAGTTCCTAAA TCAGGGGATATGCTTTCTACAGCTTGTGGGTCTCCATGCTATATAGCACCTGAG CTTATTATGAACAAAGGCTACTCAGGAGCAGCAGTGGATGTGTGGTCTTGTGGAGTTATTCTATTTGAGTTGCTTGCTGGTTATCCACCGTTTGATGATCATACACTTGTGGTTTTGTATAAGAAGATACTCAGAGCAGATTACACATTCCCACCAGCATTCACTGGAGCACAGAAGAAGCTAATCTTTAACATTCTTGACCCAAATCCTCAAAGG CGTATGAAACTAGCTGAGATAATCATTCAAGATTCTTGGTTCAAGTTAGGTTATACACCAGCTTATCATCACCCAGACTCAATCAAG GAAAATGTTGCTGAGATAAATGCAGAAACCGCGTCTTCAAATTTCATAAACGCTTTTCAGATAATAGCAATGTCCAGTGATCTAGATTTGTCAGGTCTCTTAGAAGAACAG GATGATAAGATTTATAAAACCAAAATTGGGTCCAAGAACACTGCACAAGAAACAATCAAGAAGATTGAAGCTGCAGCAACTTATGCTAGTTTATCAGTTGAAAGAATAAAGCATTTCAAG GTTAAGATTCAGCCAAAAGAGATAAGATCAAGATCTTCTTTTGACTTATTATCAGCAGAGGTTATTGAGGTGACTCCAACAAATTGTCTGATAGAAATATCAAAATCCGCAGGCGAGTTAAGACTATACATGGAG TTTTGCCAGAGTTTATCCAGCTTGCTTACGGCGGAAGTAAGCTAA
- the LOC103856740 gene encoding CBL-interacting serine/threonine-protein kinase 21 isoform X1, with translation MGLFGTKKIGKYEIGRTIGEGNFAKVKLGYDTTNGTYVAVKIIDKALVIQKGLQSQVQREIRTMKLLNHPNIVQIHEVIGTKTKICIVMEYVAGGQLSDKLCRHKMKESDARKLFQQLIDAVDYCHNRGVYHRDLKPQNLLLDSKGNLKVSDFGLSAVPKSGDMLSTACGSPCYIAPELIMNKGYSGAAVDVWSCGVILFELLAGYPPFDDHTLVVLYKKILRADYTFPPAFTGAQKKLIFNILDPNPQRRMKLAEIIIQDSWFKLGYTPAYHHPDSIKENVAEINAETASSNFINAFQIIAMSSDLDLSGLLEEQDDKIYKTKIGSKNTAQETIKKIEAAATYASLSVERIKHFKVKIQPKEIRSRSSFDLLSAEVIEVTPTNCLIEISKSAGELRLYMEFCQSLSSLLTAEVS, from the exons ATGGGTTTGTTTGGGACGAAGAAGATCGGCAAGTACGAGATAGGAAGGACAATCGGAGAAGGGAACTTCGCAAAAGTGAAACTTGGCTACGACACGACCAATGGTACCTACGTTGCTGTGAAAATCATAGACAAGGCTCTGGTTATCCAAAAGGGTCTACAGTCTCAAGTCCAGAGAGAGATACGGACCATGAAGCTTCTAAACCATCCCAACATCGTACAGATACACGAG GTGATTGGGACCAAGACAAAGATCTGTATTGTGATGGAATATGTTGCTGGTGGCCAGCTTTCAGACAAACTTTGTAGACATAAGATGAAAGAATCAGATGCCAGGAAGCTTTTTCAACAACTGATTGATGCTGTTGACTATTGTCATAACAGAGGAGTTTACCACAGAGACCTTAAG CCACAAAACTTGCTTTTAGATTCAAAGGGTAATCTCAAAGTCTCTGACTTTGGACTAAGTGCAGTTCCTAAA TCAGGGGATATGCTTTCTACAGCTTGTGGGTCTCCATGCTATATAGCACCTGAG CTTATTATGAACAAAGGCTACTCAGGAGCAGCAGTGGATGTGTGGTCTTGTGGAGTTATTCTATTTGAGTTGCTTGCTGGTTATCCACCGTTTGATGATCATACACTTGTGGTTTTGTATAAGAAGATACTCAGAGCAGATTACACATTCCCACCAGCATTCACTGGAGCACAGAAGAAGCTAATCTTTAACATTCTTGACCCAAATCCTCAAAGG CGTATGAAACTAGCTGAGATAATCATTCAAGATTCTTGGTTCAAGTTAGGTTATACACCAGCTTATCATCACCCAGACTCAATCAAG GAAAATGTTGCTGAGATAAATGCAGAAACCGCGTCTTCAAATTTCATAAACGCTTTTCAGATAATAGCAATGTCCAGTGATCTAGATTTGTCAGGTCTCTTAGAAGAACAG GATGATAAGATTTATAAAACCAAAATTGGGTCCAAGAACACTGCACAAGAAACAATCAAGAAGATTGAAGCTGCAGCAACTTATGCTAGTTTATCAGTTGAAAGAATAAAGCATTTCAAG GTTAAGATTCAGCCAAAAGAGATAAGATCAAGATCTTCTTTTGACTTATTATCAGCAGAGGTTATTGAGGTGACTCCAACAAATTGTCTGATAGAAATATCAAAATCCGCAGGCGAGTTAAGACTATACATGGAG TTTTGCCAGAGTTTATCCAGCTTGCTTACGGCGGAAGTAAGCTAA
- the LOC103856742 gene encoding pathogenesis-related protein PR-1, with the protein MATSSSTNKVIVFTLSLILVAFQVVHADYYRPRPPVTPTPYVPKPWIPLPSPKPVYRPPTIPRLPAGSIARQFLDPHNALRSRLGLPPLVWDSKLANYAKWWANQRRYDCSLTHSTGPYGENLFWGSGSSWAPGFAVQSWVVEGSTYNYNTNSCDGSGMCGHYTQMVWRDTKRLGCASLVCDNGAGVFITCNYDPPGNYVGEKPY; encoded by the exons ATGGCGACCAGTTCATCGACGAACAAAGTCATTGTCTTCACACTTTCCCTTATCTTGGTCGCCTTCCAAGTAGTCCATGCAGACTATTACCGTCCAAGGCCACCGGTTACCCCTACCCCCTACGTCCCTAAGCCATGGATCCCACTTCCGAGCCCTAAGCCTGTTTATCGGCCTCCTACTATCCCGCGTCTACCAGCTGGCTCGATCGCAAGACAGTTCCTTGACCCACATAACGCTCTACGGTCTAGACTGg GTTTGCCTCCACTGGTTTGGGACAGCAAGTTAGCGAACTACGCGAAATGGTGGGCGAACCAAAGGCGTTACGACTGCTCGTTGACCCATTCCACAGGCCCATACGGTGAGAATCTGTTCTGGGGAAGTGGCTCGAGCTGGGCACCAGGATTCGCGGTGCAATCATGGGTGGTTGAAGGCAGCACATACAACTACAACACCAACTCGTGTGACGGAAGTGGAATGTGTGGTCACTACACTCAGATGGTGTGGCGTGACACCAAAAGGCTCGGGTGCGCTAGTCTGGTCTGTGACAACGGTGCAGGAGTTTTCATCACTTGTAACTACGATCCTCCGGGTAACTACGTTGGCGAGAAGCCTTactaa
- the LOC103856743 gene encoding transcription factor MYB36, which translates to MGRAPCCDKANVKKGPWSPEEDVKLKDYIDKYGTGGNWIALPQKVGLKRCGKSCRLRWLNYLRPNIKHGGFSEEEDSIILSLYISIGSRWSIIAAQLPGRTDNDIKNYWNTKLKKKLLGRQKQMNRQDSIADSNENNISSNNNKSPQNLSNSALERLQLHMQLQNLQSPFSSFYNNPMLWPKLHPLLQSTPDQNSKLGSQESFHPLGVNVVHQNNNIKLAEINDGVSPLYSENVEQSLNPTHGFQPNFVFSQDLQLDNHNMDLMNRGGSKELFQVGNEFELTNGSSWWSEEVELERKTISSSSWGSASVLDQTTDGVVMLQDYGQMSYHSV; encoded by the exons ATGGGAAGAGCTCCATGCTGCGACAAGGCAAACGTGAAAAAAGGGCCATGGTCGCCTGAAGAAGATGTGAAGCTCAAGGACTACATCGACAAATATGGCACTGGTGGCAACTGGATCGCACTGCCTCAGAAAGTTG GGTTGAAGAGATGTGGTAAGAGTTGCAGACTGAGATGGCTTAATTACTTAAGACCAAACATCAAACATGGTGGCTTTTCTGAGGAAGAAGATAGTATCATCTTGAGTCTTTACATCAGCATTGGAAGCCG GTGGTCTATAATTGCAGCTCAGCTTCCTGGAAGGACAGACAATGATATAAAAAATTACTGGAACACaaaactgaagaagaagctgcTCGGAAGACAGAAACAAATGAATCGCCAAGACTCGATTGCTGATTCGAATGAAAACAATatcagcagcaacaacaacaagagtCCTCAAAATCTTAGTAATTCGGCACTAGAGAGGCTTCAACTTCACATGCAGCTTCAGAATCTACAAAGCCCTTTCTCTAGTTTCTATAACAACCCTATGTTGTGGCCCAAGCTTCATCCACTACTGCAGAGCACTCCTGATCAAAACTCTAAACTTGGATCCCAAGAAAGCTTCCACCCTCTAGGAGTTAACGTTGTTCATCAGAACAATAATATCAAGCTAGCTGAGATCAACGATGGAGTCTCTCCTCTCTATTCAGAGAACGTAGAGcaatccctaaaccctactcACGGATTTCAACCTAATTTCGTTTTTTCGCAGGATCTTCAGTTAGATAATCATAACATGGACCTTATGAACAGAGGTGGTTCTAAAGAATTGTTTCAAGTGGGCAACGAGTTTGAGCTAACGAACGGTTCGAGTTGGTGGTCGGAGGAAGTCGAGTTAGAGAGGAAAACAATATCGTCGAGTTCTTGGGGATCAGCTTCTGTTCTTGATCAGACGACTGACGGAGTGGTTATGCTTCAAGATTATGGTCAGATGAGCTACCATAGTGTGTAA